One window from the genome of Methanoculleus sp. 7T encodes:
- a CDS encoding urease accessory protein UreH domain-containing protein, translating to MDRCPDCKLTDPLIADIESTYDGALAIEWIDVETVDGWERWNAYAFLEVPAVVVNGTVTIPKEEITEENVRAAIEQSLAGTEPQENSPPINWNIPFAFSLGLFSGFSPCLMAILGFILVYVTGSGKGLRSSLLNSLIFGLGLVAAYIVLGCCFLLAGMSLGGFGPYLAVAAGLITILTGVNLLGLIKLPISADSYIRSAIQRHSTTLAGLFILGMIFSIVKAPCAAPMLLVLLSRILIDGTVQDLSLLLVFGAGVLTPFLGVGVLGGYASSSRIRGYRDIIKAVSGVVLIGFGLWLIFWG from the coding sequence ATGGACCGGTGCCCGGACTGTAAACTGACCGATCCCCTGATCGCGGACATAGAAAGCACCTACGACGGCGCCCTCGCGATCGAATGGATCGATGTCGAAACCGTGGACGGATGGGAGCGATGGAACGCGTACGCATTTCTCGAAGTCCCGGCCGTGGTTGTGAACGGCACCGTCACAATTCCCAAAGAGGAGATCACCGAAGAGAACGTCAGGGCGGCGATCGAGCAGTCCCTTGCCGGCACTGAGCCGCAGGAGAACTCGCCGCCGATTAACTGGAATATCCCGTTTGCATTCTCCCTGGGCCTTTTCTCCGGGTTTTCACCCTGCCTGATGGCAATACTCGGATTCATACTGGTTTACGTTACCGGGTCGGGCAAAGGGCTGAGAAGCAGTCTCCTGAACTCATTGATATTCGGCCTGGGGCTGGTAGCCGCGTATATCGTCCTGGGGTGCTGCTTCCTGCTGGCAGGGATGTCCCTCGGCGGTTTCGGTCCGTACCTCGCCGTCGCGGCAGGACTGATCACGATACTCACCGGGGTGAACCTGCTTGGGTTGATAAAACTCCCGATCTCCGCGGACAGTTATATCCGGTCCGCTATACAAAGGCACTCGACCACCCTTGCCGGGTTGTTCATTCTGGGCATGATATTTTCGATTGTCAAGGCTCCGTGCGCCGCACCGATGCTCCTCGTCCTGCTGAGCAGAATCCTGATCGACGGCACCGTGCAGGATTTATCACTCCTGCTGGTCTTCGGAGCCGGGGTGCTCACGCCGTTTCTCGGCGTCGGGGTCCTCGGTGGATACGCCTCATCAAGCCGGATAAGAGGATACCGGGATATAATCAAGGCTGTCAGCGGGGTTGTTTTGATTGGATTTGGGCTCTGGCTCATCTTCTGGGGATAA
- the gltA gene encoding NADPH-dependent glutamate synthase, producing the protein MSDRPADIRVNDFKEVDCGLSAEEAIAEAERCLQCKKPLCIKGCPVCIDIPAFIRKVAEGDFLGAARALKEQNMLPAICGRVCPQETQCEGVCILGNKETPIRIGALERFVADWERGNGAELPETARPTGKRVAVVGSGPAGLTAAAELARAGHAVTVFESLHEAGGVLTYGIPAFRLPKDVVKAELDQVLALGVRLKKNHLVGRSVSVDELLGYDAVFLATGAGLPAFMGIPGENKNGVYSANEFLTRVNLMHADAFPEFDTPVLHGARVAVIGGGNVAMDAARVARRLGAKVSLVYRRGEEEMPARRAEVVHAKEEGIEFLTCTNPTQILGEQCVTGVECVKMSLCGIDASGRRSPEPIEGSEFTLDVDMVIQAIGTSPNPLLVSLIPGLERGRKGNVVADKNGRTSIHHVYAAGDIVTGAATVIEAMGSAKKAAAAINAMLKEE; encoded by the coding sequence ATGAGTGACCGGCCTGCCGACATCCGGGTCAACGACTTTAAAGAGGTCGATTGCGGCCTCTCCGCCGAAGAGGCTATCGCCGAGGCGGAGCGGTGCCTGCAGTGCAAAAAGCCGCTCTGCATAAAAGGCTGTCCGGTCTGCATCGATATCCCGGCATTCATCCGAAAGGTCGCTGAGGGGGACTTCCTCGGGGCCGCACGGGCGCTCAAGGAGCAGAACATGCTCCCCGCCATCTGCGGACGGGTCTGCCCGCAGGAGACACAGTGCGAGGGGGTCTGCATCCTCGGCAACAAAGAGACCCCGATCCGGATCGGTGCGCTTGAGCGGTTCGTGGCCGACTGGGAACGGGGAAACGGCGCCGAACTCCCCGAGACAGCCCGCCCGACCGGGAAGCGGGTGGCGGTCGTGGGGTCCGGTCCGGCAGGGCTGACGGCTGCGGCCGAACTCGCCCGCGCAGGCCACGCCGTCACGGTCTTCGAGTCGCTCCATGAGGCGGGCGGCGTCCTGACCTACGGAATCCCCGCGTTCCGGCTGCCGAAAGACGTCGTCAAGGCGGAACTCGACCAAGTGCTCGCCCTCGGCGTCCGCTTAAAGAAGAACCACCTCGTGGGGAGGAGCGTCAGCGTCGACGAACTCCTCGGCTACGACGCGGTCTTCCTTGCGACCGGGGCGGGGCTCCCCGCGTTTATGGGTATTCCCGGGGAGAACAAAAACGGCGTTTACTCGGCAAATGAGTTTCTCACGAGGGTGAACCTGATGCACGCCGACGCGTTTCCCGAGTTCGACACGCCGGTCCTGCACGGGGCCCGCGTGGCGGTGATCGGCGGCGGCAACGTTGCTATGGACGCCGCCCGGGTGGCACGCCGCCTCGGAGCGAAGGTCTCCCTGGTCTACCGGCGGGGTGAGGAGGAGATGCCGGCACGGAGGGCCGAGGTCGTCCATGCAAAGGAGGAAGGGATCGAGTTCCTCACCTGCACGAACCCGACGCAGATCCTCGGCGAGCAGTGCGTCACCGGCGTCGAGTGCGTGAAGATGTCCCTCTGTGGCATCGACGCGAGCGGCCGCCGGTCCCCCGAACCGATCGAGGGGAGCGAGTTCACCCTCGACGTGGACATGGTCATCCAGGCGATCGGCACGAGCCCGAACCCGCTCCTCGTCTCCCTGATCCCGGGCCTCGAGCGCGGGAGGAAGGGCAACGTCGTCGCCGACAAAAACGGCCGGACCTCGATCCACCACGTCTACGCCGCCGGTGACATCGTCACCGGCGCGGCGACGGTGATCGAGGCTATGGGCTCGGCGAAGAAGGCAGCTGCGGCAATCAACGCGATGCTGAAGGAAGAATAA
- a CDS encoding sulfide/dihydroorotate dehydrogenase-like FAD/NAD-binding protein has protein sequence MYKVELATKLADRVYEYWIRAPQVAQHARAGQFLILRLHETGERIPLTISAVKGDTVRVIFMAVGKTTQELATLRAGDSIKDVVGPLGKPSEIENYGTCCVIGGGVGIASTPLIAKELKEAGNHVIGIIGARSADLLILEDEMRDVCDELYITTDDGSKGVHGFASDVLKKLLEQKTIDRVWIIGPAIMMKVTSGVTVPYGVKTYVSLNPIMVDGTGMCGSCRVTVGGETKFACVDGPEFDAHQVDFAELMQRQRIYTGQEKISLERFAEHRCRCGEGGHHHE, from the coding sequence TTGTATAAGGTGGAATTGGCGACCAAACTCGCCGATCGGGTTTACGAATATTGGATACGTGCGCCGCAGGTGGCGCAACATGCACGGGCAGGCCAATTTCTCATCCTGCGCCTGCATGAGACAGGCGAGCGGATACCGCTCACCATCTCCGCGGTCAAGGGAGATACCGTCCGGGTGATATTTATGGCCGTCGGCAAGACGACCCAGGAACTTGCGACGCTCCGCGCGGGGGACAGCATCAAGGACGTCGTAGGACCGCTCGGAAAGCCGAGCGAGATCGAGAACTACGGCACCTGCTGCGTCATCGGCGGCGGCGTGGGGATCGCAAGCACGCCCCTCATCGCAAAGGAACTAAAAGAGGCGGGCAACCACGTCATCGGGATCATCGGGGCACGGAGCGCCGACCTCCTCATCCTCGAGGACGAGATGCGGGATGTCTGCGACGAACTCTATATCACGACCGACGACGGGAGCAAGGGCGTCCACGGGTTTGCAAGCGACGTCCTCAAGAAGTTGCTTGAGCAGAAGACGATCGACCGGGTCTGGATCATCGGCCCCGCCATCATGATGAAGGTCACCTCCGGCGTGACGGTCCCCTACGGCGTGAAGACCTACGTGAGCCTCAACCCGATCATGGTCGACGGGACCGGGATGTGCGGCTCCTGCCGGGTGACCGTCGGGGGAGAGACGAAGTTTGCCTGCGTCGACGGCCCTGAGTTCGACGCGCATCAGGTCGACTTTGCCGAACTGATGCAGCGGCAGCGGATCTACACCGGACAGGAGAAGATCTCGCTTGAGCGGTTTGCGGAGCACCGATGCCGGTGCGGCGAAGGAGGCCACCACCATGAGTGA
- a CDS encoding YbjQ family protein, with the protein MILTTTAEVPGYAVGEILGVVFGNTVRTKNVGKDVMAGLKSLVGGELQEYTEMLSDARTEAYNRMVNAARDLGADAVVNIRFTTSQTMATAAELLAYGTAVKLVPK; encoded by the coding sequence ATGATACTGACGACGACTGCAGAGGTGCCGGGCTACGCCGTAGGGGAGATCCTCGGCGTGGTCTTCGGCAACACGGTACGGACGAAGAACGTAGGAAAGGACGTCATGGCGGGCTTAAAGAGCCTTGTCGGCGGTGAACTCCAGGAGTACACCGAGATGCTCTCCGATGCCAGGACCGAGGCGTACAACCGTATGGTCAACGCCGCGCGCGACCTCGGGGCCGACGCGGTGGTGAACATCCGGTTCACGACATCCCAGACAATGGCGACGGCGGCGGAACTCCTCGCCTACGGGACGGCGGTGAAGCTCGTCCCGAAGTAG
- the arcS gene encoding archaeosine synthase subunit alpha has product MSRYEAAKRDGLARIGTYEHEEMSVSLPAALDADALFPALGRRPLSNVPLSADSAFVRDYFSPGEGQPVAVHPLAPPKSESGDCTMAANWHTALANPRNYAAWLVALKESVPPDTAWYAPASALPSTACLLIYSGFDLFDYRAVDLASAQKTFCLPEGEFPASLMETGVCGCEGCRDGDLVRHNRLALDREIALVRHYIEAGRLRELMEARCRTDAAQVGILRFLDRNYAFMERFLPVARAVPMRANTAESQNRAEIRRFADRVIERFVPTRTDVAVLLPCSARKPYSLSRSHRLFMNTVNRRAHELIVTSPLGLVPRELELIYPAGHYDVPVTGYWDREECAFIADILARYFAAHPYRRVVAHLEGGALTVAEMAAEACGIDLEVTCRGHPTSPASLAALDAALEGERRMQTDTIRGTVSWQFATDINTKGLQIRGRSMQMAVLRGKQQLFSIDAGTGLFRPTFEGWDLIPEGYRIKIDAFVPQGDVLAPGVTDCDPRIREGDEVLVEGPLAVATGRAMMGADEMLRSKRGVAVRVRKTKKLAE; this is encoded by the coding sequence GTGAGCAGGTATGAGGCAGCAAAGCGCGACGGACTGGCGCGGATAGGGACCTACGAGCACGAGGAGATGAGCGTATCCCTCCCCGCCGCCCTCGATGCGGACGCTCTCTTCCCTGCGCTCGGCAGGCGCCCCCTCTCAAACGTCCCGCTCTCTGCTGACTCGGCGTTCGTCCGGGACTACTTCTCCCCAGGAGAGGGGCAGCCAGTGGCCGTCCACCCGCTCGCCCCGCCGAAGTCGGAGTCGGGCGACTGCACGATGGCCGCAAACTGGCACACGGCGCTTGCGAACCCCCGGAACTACGCGGCGTGGCTCGTCGCCTTAAAAGAGAGCGTCCCGCCGGATACCGCATGGTACGCCCCGGCGTCGGCGCTCCCTTCGACTGCCTGCCTCCTCATATACTCGGGCTTCGACCTCTTCGACTACCGGGCCGTCGACCTTGCGTCCGCACAGAAGACCTTCTGCCTGCCGGAAGGCGAGTTCCCCGCCTCGCTGATGGAGACCGGGGTCTGCGGGTGCGAGGGCTGCCGGGACGGCGATCTGGTCCGGCACAACCGCCTGGCGCTGGACCGTGAGATCGCCCTCGTGCGGCACTACATCGAGGCCGGAAGGCTCCGGGAGCTGATGGAGGCCCGGTGCCGCACGGACGCGGCGCAGGTGGGCATCCTCCGGTTCCTCGACCGGAACTATGCCTTCATGGAGCGCTTCCTCCCGGTGGCGCGGGCGGTGCCGATGCGGGCAAACACCGCCGAGTCGCAGAACCGGGCGGAGATCCGGCGGTTCGCCGACCGGGTGATCGAGCGGTTCGTCCCGACCCGGACCGACGTCGCGGTCCTCCTCCCTTGCTCGGCGCGGAAACCCTACTCGCTCTCCCGGAGCCACCGGCTCTTTATGAACACGGTGAACCGGCGGGCGCATGAGTTGATCGTCACCTCGCCGCTCGGCCTCGTGCCCCGGGAACTGGAACTGATCTACCCGGCAGGACACTACGATGTGCCGGTGACCGGCTACTGGGACCGCGAGGAGTGCGCCTTCATCGCCGATATCCTCGCCCGCTACTTCGCCGCGCACCCCTACCGCCGCGTAGTCGCCCACCTCGAAGGCGGGGCGCTCACCGTCGCGGAGATGGCGGCGGAAGCCTGCGGGATCGACCTCGAGGTGACCTGCCGCGGCCACCCGACGTCGCCTGCGTCACTCGCGGCGCTGGATGCCGCCCTTGAGGGCGAGCGCCGGATGCAGACCGATACCATCCGAGGCACGGTCTCCTGGCAGTTTGCGACCGACATCAACACGAAGGGGCTCCAGATCCGGGGCAGGAGCATGCAGATGGCGGTCCTCCGCGGGAAACAGCAACTCTTCAGCATCGATGCGGGAACCGGGCTCTTCCGCCCGACATTCGAGGGCTGGGACCTGATACCGGAGGGCTACCGGATCAAGATCGACGCGTTCGTGCCGCAGGGCGATGTCCTCGCCCCGGGCGTCACGGACTGCGACCCCCGGATACGGGAGGGCGACGAGGTGCTCGTGGAAGGGCCGCTCGCGGTCGCAACCGGGCGGGCGATGATGGGGGCGGACGAGATGCTCCGGTCGAAGCGCGGGGTCGCGGTCAGGGTGAGGAAGACAAAGAAACTTGCGGAGTAG
- the tgtA gene encoding tRNA guanosine(15) transglycosylase TgtA, with the protein MAISFEVIHKDIAGRVGKLRVNDKTVRTPALLPVVNPHLPLVTPREMQEMGVEALITNAYIFRRSTEYRDRALEEGLHGVLDFDGAIMTDSGSFQLSVYGEVEVSNRETLEFQQAIGSDIIVPLDIPTPPDASRERAARELAVTLDRIREARELFPDANLAGPVQGGIFTDLREEAGRAVQDLGFSFCPVGAVVPLMENYRYQDLVQVVLAAKRGLSPATAVHLFGAGHPSMFALAVAMGCDLFDSAAYALFAREGRYITPHGSFKIDELAELPCPCKVCRSMTADELRRSEDRERLLALHNLYVTLAEIARIRQAVQDGTLWELVDERCRSHPRLLAGYRELLGHAAELEHYDNVSKRRFFYCGSESCRRTEVLRYHEVIPRIPLGERVLVSFDGREIPGFDTVLNFKPPFGPYPTELAETFPIGQSEVPEWDDDMVRSGCAGIRALMEAHPTSRFAVRCDEAWARIILEEVPDAEVYREQV; encoded by the coding sequence ATGGCAATCAGTTTTGAGGTCATACACAAAGATATCGCTGGAAGGGTCGGCAAGCTCAGGGTGAACGACAAAACGGTTCGGACACCCGCGCTCCTCCCGGTCGTCAACCCCCATCTTCCTCTGGTGACTCCCCGAGAGATGCAGGAGATGGGCGTCGAGGCCCTGATCACGAACGCCTACATCTTCAGGCGGAGCACGGAGTACCGCGACCGGGCGCTCGAGGAAGGGCTTCACGGCGTCCTCGACTTCGACGGCGCCATCATGACCGACTCCGGCTCGTTCCAACTCTCCGTCTACGGAGAGGTCGAGGTGAGCAACCGCGAGACGCTTGAGTTCCAGCAGGCGATAGGAAGCGACATCATCGTCCCCCTGGACATCCCAACCCCGCCGGATGCGAGCCGGGAGCGGGCCGCACGGGAACTTGCGGTCACCTTGGACCGGATCCGAGAGGCCCGGGAACTCTTCCCCGACGCGAACCTAGCAGGGCCGGTGCAGGGCGGCATCTTCACCGACCTCCGCGAGGAGGCCGGGCGGGCCGTTCAGGACCTTGGGTTCTCCTTCTGCCCGGTCGGCGCCGTGGTGCCGCTGATGGAAAACTACCGTTATCAGGACCTGGTGCAGGTCGTCCTCGCGGCCAAACGCGGCCTCTCGCCGGCGACGGCCGTCCACCTCTTCGGTGCGGGCCACCCGTCGATGTTCGCTCTTGCCGTAGCGATGGGCTGCGACCTCTTCGACTCGGCCGCATACGCGCTCTTTGCCAGAGAGGGGCGCTATATCACTCCGCATGGGAGTTTCAAGATAGACGAGCTCGCCGAACTCCCCTGCCCCTGCAAGGTCTGCCGCTCGATGACCGCCGACGAACTCAGGCGGTCCGAAGACCGGGAGCGGCTGCTCGCCCTCCACAACCTCTACGTCACCCTCGCGGAGATCGCCCGCATCAGGCAGGCGGTTCAGGACGGAACCCTCTGGGAGTTGGTCGACGAGCGGTGCCGGAGCCATCCGCGGCTACTCGCCGGCTACCGGGAACTCCTCGGCCACGCCGCCGAACTCGAGCACTACGACAACGTCTCCAAGCGCCGGTTCTTCTACTGCGGGTCTGAGAGTTGCCGGCGGACGGAGGTGCTGCGGTACCACGAGGTCATCCCCCGCATTCCCCTCGGGGAGCGGGTGCTGGTCTCGTTCGACGGGCGCGAGATCCCCGGGTTCGATACGGTGCTGAACTTCAAGCCTCCCTTCGGGCCGTATCCTACCGAACTCGCAGAGACATTCCCGATCGGCCAGAGCGAGGTCCCTGAATGGGACGACGATATGGTCAGGTCCGGGTGCGCCGGGATCCGCGCCCTGATGGAGGCGCACCCAACAAGTCGGTTCGCAGTCCGGTGCGATGAGGCGTGGGCACGCATTATCCTCGAAGAGGTCCCTGACGCGGAGGTGTACCGTGAGCAGGTATGA
- a CDS encoding TIGR00296 family protein, whose amino-acid sequence MEMLTPEEGRTAVHLARSTIEKAVNGERMVLPGLPPVFLQRRGVFVTIKRQGHLRGCIGLPYPIRPLGDAIVEAAVSAALEDPRFPPVSQRELDGLDLEVTVLTEPQTLDCPPERRPDCVVVGKHGLIVSGLGTGGLLLPQVPTEYGWTSKEFLDQTCVKAGLPVGCWRRDDVAVLTFEGQIFDEKAV is encoded by the coding sequence ATGGAAATGCTGACCCCGGAAGAAGGCAGAACGGCAGTTCATCTGGCACGGAGCACCATCGAGAAAGCCGTGAACGGCGAGCGAATGGTGCTGCCCGGGCTCCCCCCGGTCTTTTTGCAGAGACGCGGCGTCTTCGTCACGATCAAGCGTCAGGGACATCTCCGCGGATGCATCGGCCTCCCGTACCCCATACGGCCGCTTGGGGATGCAATCGTCGAGGCGGCCGTATCGGCCGCCTTGGAGGACCCTCGGTTCCCGCCGGTATCACAGCGGGAACTCGACGGTCTCGACCTTGAGGTGACGGTGCTCACGGAGCCCCAAACGCTCGACTGCCCGCCGGAACGGCGCCCCGACTGCGTCGTGGTCGGGAAGCACGGTCTGATCGTCAGCGGTCTTGGGACCGGGGGCCTCCTCCTCCCGCAGGTCCCGACCGAGTACGGTTGGACCAGCAAGGAGTTCCTCGACCAGACCTGCGTCAAGGCCGGGCTCCCGGTAGGATGCTGGAGACGCGACGACGTCGCCGTGCTGACTTTCGAGGGGCAGATATTCGATGAAAAGGCGGTTTAA